The Flavobacterium sp. 123 genome contains a region encoding:
- a CDS encoding hemolysin family protein — MEISIIILCLILCAFFSGMEIAFISSNKIYLEIEKKQDNFISKTLTKLTEQPSKFIVAMLVGNNIALVVYGFFMGDLLMRWIDSFGYHFLGLVDLLVQTVLSTFIVLITAEFLPKVFFQIYANSLLKFFALPAYFFYKLFYFISTFFIWISDFFLKKFFKTQGDQVQLYFSKVELGNYITEQMSTVEDNEEVDSEIQIFQNALEFSSVKARDVMTPRTEIAAIDIFDSVVDLKELFISTGYSKIVVYQNSLDDIIGYVHSFDLFKKPKSIKQVMISVEFVPETIYIKDAMNLLTKKRKSVAVVLDEHGGTSGIITIEDIVEQLFGEIEDEHDSDEELIEKELEEGVFLFSTRLEVEYLNQTYKLDIPEEDSYGTLGGFIVNFTKNIPQKGDQISIGNYHFVIEEATNKKIELVKMSVRE; from the coding sequence ATGGAAATAAGTATCATAATATTGTGTTTAATACTATGTGCCTTTTTTTCAGGAATGGAGATTGCCTTTATTTCTTCGAATAAAATTTATCTTGAAATTGAAAAAAAACAAGATAATTTCATTTCAAAAACGCTTACAAAACTTACCGAACAACCCTCTAAATTTATTGTTGCAATGCTTGTTGGGAACAATATTGCATTAGTCGTATATGGGTTTTTTATGGGGGATTTATTGATGCGCTGGATAGATTCATTTGGCTATCATTTTTTAGGATTGGTGGATTTACTTGTGCAAACTGTTTTGTCGACTTTTATTGTTTTGATAACGGCAGAATTTTTACCTAAAGTATTTTTTCAAATTTATGCCAATTCGTTATTGAAGTTTTTTGCACTTCCTGCTTATTTTTTCTACAAATTATTTTACTTCATTTCTACTTTTTTTATTTGGATTTCAGACTTTTTTCTAAAGAAATTCTTTAAAACGCAAGGCGATCAAGTGCAATTGTATTTTAGTAAAGTGGAACTAGGAAATTATATTACGGAACAGATGAGCACTGTCGAAGATAACGAAGAAGTAGATTCCGAAATTCAAATTTTCCAAAATGCATTAGAGTTTTCTAGTGTGAAAGCAAGAGATGTAATGACTCCTAGAACGGAAATTGCGGCAATTGATATATTTGATTCAGTGGTTGACTTGAAAGAATTGTTTATCAGTACCGGATATTCTAAGATTGTGGTTTATCAAAATTCATTAGATGATATTATTGGGTATGTTCATTCTTTTGATTTGTTCAAAAAACCAAAAAGCATCAAACAAGTAATGATATCGGTTGAATTCGTGCCAGAGACAATTTATATAAAAGACGCCATGAATTTGCTTACTAAGAAGCGAAAAAGCGTTGCCGTTGTTTTAGATGAACACGGCGGAACTTCTGGAATTATTACAATTGAAGATATTGTAGAACAGCTTTTTGGTGAAATTGAAGATGAACACGATTCAGATGAAGAATTAATTGAAAAAGAATTAGAAGAAGGCGTTTTTCTTTTTTCAACACGATTAGAAGTTGAATATTTAAATCAAACCTACAAACTTGATATTCCTGAAGAAGATTCGTACGGAACTTTAGGAGGTTTTATAGTTAATTTCACCAAAAATATCCCTCAAAAAGGAGATCAAATCAGTATAGGAAACTATCATTTTGTTATCGAAGAGGCGACAAATAAGAAAATAGAATTAGTTAAAATGTCAGTACGGGAGTGA